One Gemmatimonadaceae bacterium DNA segment encodes these proteins:
- a CDS encoding DUF5916 domain-containing protein, with amino-acid sequence MRLSLVSSFAFVSLSALPSSLTAQTPPAAPPAPAAAPDTSQRRVATAARRSGEITLDGKLDEPAWQSARPTGDFIQSFPKANERAPDQTEVRILYDDAALYVGMRMFDQNPKEIAAQLARRDASGIYSDWAHVVVDSYYDRRTAFRFTVNPLGVKKDVYMSNDNQEDLNWDAVWDVGVRVDSLGWVAEYRIPLSQLRFGNASGERVWGLQLQRDVARRQERDTWNPWVPDGRGFVSRFGDLAGLVDIPTPQRLEFVPYASTRVTRAPGNPANPFFNKTDLTPSVGADLRYGLPKGLTLTATVNPDFGQVEVDPSVVNLSAFETFFPEKRPFFLEGSDVFSFGQIVTHNDYGSQRYFYSRRIGRQPQRFPGGPGVAFFSAPDQTTIAAAAKVTGKNGPWTIGLIDAITPEERADVLSVPGDDPGERFTTPVEPFTNYFAGRVKRDFRKGATVVGGMLTSTVRKVGDAVFENLLRSSATFGGLDFQAANTGRQWVLSGFVASSHVAGSAQSIASTQLNSSHYYQRPDADYVEYDPQRTSLDGHIAEIALAKNGAWYSSLAVKQVSPGLELNDMGFHGRVDYRALSTLYGYQSLTASKRFRNYGYYGYTNHTWNFGGNQIFNALNGGAYVTFLNLWNLGFQGGISPSVESDRFTRGGPLAQMPSSWNFSINGGSDNRKPIWLNGYTEYRRDESGGDSRYLQVTVNMRPASSLSLSLGPVLSGTKSTGQFVRSVSDAFATSTYGRRYVFANLNQTTLSMDTRVDWTFTPLLSLQVYAQPFVSAGRYSKFKEFPTPKTYDFAVYGRDRGTIARDGFGTYTVDPDGADAASAFTFADPNFNVRNLRGNAVLRWEYRPGSALFVVWQQQRSGFEPIGDFDLGRDVGDIFDTVPTNVFLVKATYWIGR; translated from the coding sequence ATGCGCCTGAGCCTCGTCAGTTCGTTCGCCTTCGTTTCCCTCTCAGCGCTCCCTTCGTCGCTGACCGCGCAAACTCCTCCCGCTGCTCCGCCCGCTCCGGCAGCCGCGCCCGACACGTCGCAGCGGAGAGTCGCGACTGCCGCGCGACGCAGTGGAGAAATCACGCTGGACGGGAAGCTCGACGAGCCTGCCTGGCAGTCGGCCAGGCCAACCGGCGACTTCATTCAGTCGTTTCCCAAGGCGAACGAGCGAGCGCCGGATCAAACTGAAGTCAGAATTCTCTACGACGACGCTGCGCTTTACGTCGGCATGAGAATGTTCGATCAGAATCCAAAGGAGATCGCCGCGCAGCTCGCCCGTCGGGACGCCAGCGGGATCTACTCCGACTGGGCGCACGTCGTAGTCGATTCGTATTACGACAGGCGCACCGCCTTTCGCTTCACCGTCAATCCGCTGGGCGTGAAGAAGGACGTATACATGTCGAACGACAACCAGGAAGATCTGAACTGGGACGCTGTCTGGGATGTCGGCGTAAGGGTCGACTCACTCGGCTGGGTCGCCGAGTATCGCATTCCGCTGTCGCAGCTCCGATTCGGAAATGCGAGCGGGGAGCGCGTGTGGGGGTTGCAGTTGCAGCGCGACGTCGCGCGCCGGCAGGAGCGTGACACATGGAATCCGTGGGTGCCCGACGGTCGCGGATTCGTTTCACGCTTCGGGGATCTGGCGGGGCTCGTTGATATTCCGACGCCGCAGCGCCTCGAGTTCGTGCCATACGCCAGCACGCGCGTCACGCGAGCGCCGGGCAATCCAGCCAATCCGTTCTTCAACAAGACAGATCTGACGCCGTCGGTCGGCGCCGACCTTCGTTATGGTCTGCCCAAGGGTCTGACCCTGACGGCGACCGTGAATCCCGATTTCGGCCAGGTCGAGGTAGACCCGTCGGTCGTGAATCTCTCGGCGTTCGAGACGTTCTTTCCGGAGAAGCGGCCGTTCTTCCTCGAGGGCTCCGACGTTTTCTCGTTCGGCCAGATCGTCACGCACAACGATTACGGAAGTCAGCGTTATTTCTACTCGCGGCGCATCGGACGTCAGCCTCAGCGATTCCCCGGCGGTCCCGGCGTGGCGTTCTTCAGCGCGCCCGATCAGACGACGATTGCGGCGGCGGCCAAGGTGACGGGCAAGAACGGGCCGTGGACGATCGGCCTCATCGATGCAATCACGCCGGAGGAGCGCGCGGACGTGCTATCTGTTCCCGGCGACGACCCGGGTGAGCGATTCACAACGCCGGTCGAGCCCTTCACCAACTATTTCGCGGGCCGGGTGAAACGCGACTTCAGAAAGGGAGCTACAGTCGTCGGTGGAATGCTGACGTCCACCGTGCGAAAAGTGGGCGACGCCGTGTTCGAGAATCTGCTTCGGTCGAGCGCCACTTTCGGTGGTCTCGACTTTCAGGCGGCAAACACCGGAAGACAGTGGGTCCTGAGCGGTTTCGTCGCGAGCAGTCACGTCGCGGGAAGCGCGCAGTCTATTGCGTCGACGCAGCTCAACAGCTCGCACTACTATCAGCGGCCCGACGCCGACTACGTCGAGTACGATCCCCAGCGCACGTCGCTCGATGGACACATCGCCGAGATCGCGCTGGCGAAGAACGGAGCGTGGTACAGCTCGCTCGCTGTCAAGCAGGTGAGCCCGGGCCTCGAGCTCAACGACATGGGCTTTCACGGACGCGTTGATTATCGCGCTCTCTCCACCCTGTACGGCTACCAGTCCCTCACCGCCAGCAAGCGCTTCCGGAACTACGGGTACTACGGGTACACGAACCACACGTGGAACTTCGGAGGAAACCAGATCTTCAATGCTCTCAACGGGGGAGCCTACGTGACATTTCTGAATCTCTGGAACTTGGGGTTTCAGGGGGGCATCAGCCCGTCGGTCGAGAGCGACAGGTTCACGCGTGGCGGTCCGCTCGCGCAGATGCCGTCGAGCTGGAACTTCAGCATCAACGGCGGAAGCGACAATCGTAAGCCGATCTGGCTCAACGGCTACACCGAATACAGGCGGGATGAATCAGGGGGCGACTCGAGGTATCTGCAGGTCACGGTCAACATGCGGCCAGCATCGTCGCTGAGTCTGAGCCTGGGCCCCGTGCTGAGCGGAACGAAGAGCACCGGGCAATTCGTGCGGAGCGTGAGTGACGCGTTTGCGACGAGCACCTACGGTCGCCGCTACGTTTTCGCAAACCTGAATCAGACGACGCTTTCGATGGACACGCGCGTCGACTGGACGTTCACCCCGCTGCTCAGTCTTCAGGTCTACGCACAGCCGTTCGTCTCGGCCGGCCGCTACTCGAAGTTCAAGGAGTTCCCGACGCCGAAGACGTACGACTTCGCGGTATATGGAAGGGACAGGGGGACCATCGCGCGCGACGGATTCGGGACGTACACCGTCGATCCAGACGGCGCGGATGCAGCTTCGGCGTTCACGTTCGCGGATCCGAACTTCAATGTGAGGAACCTGCGCGGGAACGCGGTGCTCAGGTGGGAGTATCGTCCGGGCTCGGCGTTGTTCGTGGTGTGGCAGCAGCAGCGCAGCGGGTTCGAGCCAATTGGGGACTTCGATCTCGGGAGGGATGTCGGCGACATCTTCGATACGGTCCCTACGAACGTTTTCCTCGTGAAGGCTACTTATTGGATTGGACGCTAG